The region CTGTGTTTAAGATCGTGGAGTTGTAGCGCAAAAAGCCACTCAAAACTGGCATAGTGCCCACACATAAGCATAATACTTTTGTCCAGTTTTTCTATACGCCTAAGCTCTTCAAGATTGGTGTAAACAAATCGTTTTTTTAATTCCTCTTCAGAGATAGAAATACTTTTTATCATTTCCAGAAACATATCACACATATGTGAATAGAATTTCTTTCTAATTTGAATAATTTCTTCATTAGATTTTTCAGGAAAGACAAATTTTAAGTTATCGGTAACCGTTTTCTTTCTATACCCTATAAGGTGATAAACTAAAAAGTAAACCACATCTGAAACCAGGTAAAAAAGAGGAAAAGGAAGAATAGAAATTAGCCAAAGCAGCGGGTAACTCAACCAAAAAACTACAGCCTGCATAAAATAATTTTCAGCAAATATATGGTATATTTGGCACTAAATTAAAGCTACTATGGGAGAATTAAACCTGGTTACCCTTATAATTATTGGTGTAAATGTATTGGTTTCATTCAAAGGATTTAAAGACGATTCTTTTTTTCAGAAATATAAATTTAATATTGCCGATATAAATCGCGGTGCTAAATATCAAATTCTTACTTCAGGATTTTTGCACGTAAATACCACCCACCTTTTGGTGAATATGCTAACGCTTTATTTTTTCGCCAATTCAGTGATCTTTTTTCTGGGAATCGCTGGGTTTATAATTGTTTACCTGGCCAGCCTGGTTTTGGGAAATTTACTGTCTTATTATTTTCATAAAAAAGATATGCATTATACAGCGGTAGGCGCAAGTGGTGCGGTAATGGGTGTGTTGTATTCGGCAATTCTTTTGAGACCCGATATGATGCTTGGTTTGTTTTTTATTATTCCCATTCCGGCCTATATTTTTGGAATAGGCTATTTGTTTTATACTATTTACGGTATGAAACGCCAGGTTGGTAATATTGGTCACGATGCTCATTTTGGCGGCGCAGTAGGCGGATATTTATTGACCCTTCTGTTGGCCAGTTGGGTTTTTGAAGAACATTTGCTAATGGTATTATTACTGGCACTTCCCATTGTTTTCTTATTTGTTATGCAAAAAATGGGAAAAATCTAAATTGGTACTCTTCTTGTAATAGAGTTTTCAACTAATAATAAATCACCTATGAAAAAATTAATTTTACTTATTGCCGTAGTTAGCGGTTTTGCAATGCAGGCTCAAAATGAAAACAACAATACCGGAATTCATGTTACCGGTGAAGGAATTGTAAAAGTAGCCCCCGATAAAGTCACGATAAAATCACAAATTGAACACGAAGGCCAAAGCGCTACGTCAGTAAAATCTCAAAATGATGAGGTGGTAGATAAAGTGATTAAATATTTAAAATCTGAAGGGATAGCCGAAAAAAATATCAACACTAATTATATCAATTTGAATAAACGCTATAATTATAACGATAAAACGTATACTTATGTAGCAAACCAGGCGATTTCAATTACGTTAGAAGATATTAGCAAATATGAATCTATAATGAAAGGTTTACTGGAAAATGGCCTTAACGGAATAAACGGAATTGAATTTGAATCTTCAAATATTGAAAAGCATAAGGTTGAAGCCAGAAGAAAAGCGGTGTTAAATGCAAAGGAAAAAGCTGAAGCACTTGCTGAACCATTAGGGCAAACAGTGGGAAAAGCTTTTATGATTAGTGAAGGAAGCAGTAATAATTACCAACCGGTTTATGGTTCTATGAGAATAAAAGGTTCTGCAGATGAAGCTTCTAACCAGGAGACTATTGCACCCGGGGAAATGGAAATAAGCATAGATGTAAATGTAGCTTTTCAGTTACTTATGGAATAACGATTAACAAATTACCAAATAAAAAAAGCGCCACCAGGGCGCTTTTTTTGTGAGGAAAAAACTCAAAATATTATCCTTTATTAAGTAATTCTCCAATTTTATTATCTAAATCGTCACCTCTAAGATCACGGGCTACAATAGTACCTTCTTCATCTAAAACAAAAGCTGCGGGAATGGCTTGAATTCCGTAGAGTTGCGCAACAGGATCCTGCCAAAATTTAAGATTGGAAACCTGGTGCCAGGGCAATCCATCTTCTTCAATAGCTTTTATCCAGCGGTCTTTTTGGCCGGGACGGTCTAACGAAACACCAATAACACTTAGGCCATCGTCTTTGTATTTGTTATAAGTTCTAACAAGGTTAGGATTTTCTACACGGCAGGGTTTACACCAGGCCGCCCAAAAATCGATTACCGTTACTTTTCCCATCGCGTCTTTTAAAGAAAGTTCGTCACCATTTGGAGTAGGAGCGGTAAAATTAGGAGCTTTGCTACCAACCGCTACTTTATTTTCTCTTTCAAGATTTTGAGTAATTTGCTTCCCAATAGCGGTATTTTTCACTTCTTCAGAAAGTCCGTCAAACATTTCTTTAATCTCGTTTGCCGGGTACGATTTCATTCTAAGCATATCGCTAATTACCATTATAGAAACAAATGAATCGGGATTTTCTTTAACGATTTTTTTCTTATAAACTTTATCGTTATCTATAATTTCATTTTCTGTTTCCTGAAGCGTAGTAAGTTTTGTACTGTCCTGTGCCTGAAAAGCCGCTTGCATTTCGGTACGGCCTTTCGTTACCTCTTCATTTACATTTTTAAGATGGCCTAAATATTCATATAATAAACGGTTTTCTTTTCCGCCGTTAACTTTAGAAGCTCTCAGGCTATCTTTATAAACTTTAAAGTTTATTTTTTCATTTTCAGCAATAAAAATTACATTTCCCTGTAAGCCTTCAAATTCAAGAAAACTTAAATTTGGAGTTTCAGGATCCTGAAGATCTAACTCAAATTCGCCGTCTTCC is a window of Salegentibacter salegens DNA encoding:
- a CDS encoding rhomboid family intramembrane serine protease, which produces MGELNLVTLIIIGVNVLVSFKGFKDDSFFQKYKFNIADINRGAKYQILTSGFLHVNTTHLLVNMLTLYFFANSVIFFLGIAGFIIVYLASLVLGNLLSYYFHKKDMHYTAVGASGAVMGVLYSAILLRPDMMLGLFFIIPIPAYIFGIGYLFYTIYGMKRQVGNIGHDAHFGGAVGGYLLTLLLASWVFEEHLLMVLLLALPIVFLFVMQKMGKI
- a CDS encoding SIMPL domain-containing protein, encoding MKKLILLIAVVSGFAMQAQNENNNTGIHVTGEGIVKVAPDKVTIKSQIEHEGQSATSVKSQNDEVVDKVIKYLKSEGIAEKNINTNYINLNKRYNYNDKTYTYVANQAISITLEDISKYESIMKGLLENGLNGINGIEFESSNIEKHKVEARRKAVLNAKEKAEALAEPLGQTVGKAFMISEGSSNNYQPVYGSMRIKGSADEASNQETIAPGEMEISIDVNVAFQLLME
- a CDS encoding TlpA disulfide reductase family protein; the protein is MRKIIVMLAVATVFASCQEDKGYFISGSAPEMENGKMVYVSEIDENTNRPKRIDSTTLEDGEFELDLQDPETPNLSFLEFEGLQGNVIFIAENEKINFKVYKDSLRASKVNGGKENRLLYEYLGHLKNVNEEVTKGRTEMQAAFQAQDSTKLTTLQETENEIIDNDKVYKKKIVKENPDSFVSIMVISDMLRMKSYPANEIKEMFDGLSEEVKNTAIGKQITQNLERENKVAVGSKAPNFTAPTPNGDELSLKDAMGKVTVIDFWAAWCKPCRVENPNLVRTYNKYKDDGLSVIGVSLDRPGQKDRWIKAIEEDGLPWHQVSNLKFWQDPVAQLYGIQAIPAAFVLDEEGTIVARDLRGDDLDNKIGELLNKG